Part of the Bifidobacterium sp. ESL0775 genome is shown below.
ACAAGGATTTCCTCGACGAGAAGAGCAGATACGCCGACGGCAGCCTCAACGACGCCCACCAGAGGCTGGCGCGCGCCCGCACCATGATCCGGCGGCGCATCTCCGAACACGTCATGGACACGTTCATCACCATGCAGGAGGAGTGCGCCGAGCCGGTCCCGCCGGACAACAACCTGTGCGAGTCATGGAACCGGCAACTGCGCGACATGCTCCGCGAGCACAACGGCCTGCCCCTCATCCGCGAGATCAAGGCCATCTGCTGGTGGTGCCACATGCACACCGAACACCCCGAAAGCCCGGCATGGCTCGCCCGCCACTGCCTCACCGACCAACAGGTCGAACAGCTCAGCCAACAGGCATGGCAGCGCTCCCCGGAAGGCAGGCTCGCCACCACCGGAGAACCCACCTGGGGCACCGGCATCGACTGGGACGAGTTCCACACCCCGACCCGATACCCCAACCAGGCCGACTAAAAACCAAAACCACCAGAAGACACACAATTTGGCCGGTATCCCCAAAACCGGACCCATGAAATACATGGATATCCGGTTTGAACTTTGTATATTTGCATGAACATTCGTTCGGGAATTTTCAATATCGTTTCGATCAGACTCTGCCGATAAACTGCGGTCGTGGCGTCGTTCATTTGTCTAATAAGTTTAGCCGGTTTATATGAGCGATTATGGTCCAGATGACCGCGAGTAAAGGCTGAATCAAAGACCAACCACCGACCGCGTTTAGTTCGACCGCGAATACCAATGCTGTGACCGTAGTCGGTAAATGGCGGATGACCGTGTCCACATGTCCAAATTAAGCCACCAGAATCGAGAATCTGATTAATTATACTAACGTCATTAGGAACACGGTGAACATCAATTGGATATTGATATGATAATCGCTCAGCTAGGTCATGATAACAACCGTGGCCTGTACAAGCATCGGGTACTTTAGTAGCTACCTTGTCGGCAGCAAT
Proteins encoded:
- a CDS encoding C39 family peptidase encodes the protein MLVYYRQNDPRWANKLFGQYPITDSGCGPSSMAMILTYLLDRPIAADKVATKVPDACTGHGCYHDLAERLSYQYPIDVHRVPNDVSIINQILDSGGLIWTCGHGHPPFTDYGHSIGIRGRTKRGRWLVFDSAFTRGHLDHNRSYKPAKLIRQMNDATTAVYRQSLIETILKIPERMFMQIYKVQTGYPCISWVRFWGYRPNCVSSGGFGF